Proteins co-encoded in one Polyangiaceae bacterium genomic window:
- a CDS encoding glycoside hydrolase family 43 protein produces the protein MSSLLALAACSSDDAAGASSSSGGAVSGGTAGSGNSAATSGTGSQGGGGSGSDAGVGNSGGGGNSGAGGTEPCWTRITYGSTWMKPSNHPAPSDMAMGKITWDGSCSADGSGNAYATLSNGWQPYFQGKSCVIALDHSSACSGGIPPTCETRVSYGPAWLPAPNHPQSYDDVTGAVTWNGICAAAGGDSMATLSNGWAPHFSGASACDLSFRHTQCGGLYANPVVATDCPDPGVLRVANTFLMTCTPGHAFPIYSSTDLVSWTKVGTIFDDQTKPSWGAGSYWAPELHQIGTNYVAYFSAKNSTSGTFAIGAASAPYPTAPFTDIGHPIVSEPAPGAIDAHYFRASSGKHYLLWKIDGNAVGKPTPIKIQELAPDGLSTVGSATTILTNDLAWEGAVVEGPWMIEHDGSFYLFYSGNSYASPAYGVGVAKASSPLGPFTKKGAPILSSGAGFEGPGHGSIVRGLSGDWVHVYHSWLAGKVNQAPGRVVLVDRLHWQDGWPAMPSAPSPRSQPKP, from the coding sequence ATGTCGTCTCTCCTTGCGCTTGCGGCATGCAGCTCCGACGACGCGGCGGGCGCGAGTTCTTCGAGCGGCGGCGCTGTGAGCGGCGGTACGGCTGGAAGCGGAAACAGCGCCGCCACCTCCGGGACCGGAAGCCAAGGCGGCGGCGGGAGCGGCAGCGATGCGGGGGTCGGAAACAGCGGCGGCGGCGGCAATTCCGGTGCAGGCGGCACGGAGCCCTGTTGGACCCGCATCACCTACGGATCGACCTGGATGAAGCCGTCGAATCATCCCGCGCCCTCTGACATGGCGATGGGCAAGATCACCTGGGACGGCAGCTGTAGCGCTGACGGCTCCGGCAACGCCTACGCCACGCTTTCGAACGGATGGCAGCCGTACTTCCAGGGCAAGAGTTGCGTGATCGCTTTGGACCACTCCTCGGCCTGCTCGGGCGGCATCCCACCAACTTGTGAAACCCGCGTGAGCTACGGCCCAGCCTGGCTCCCTGCGCCCAATCACCCACAGTCCTACGACGACGTCACGGGCGCCGTGACTTGGAACGGCATTTGCGCCGCCGCAGGCGGCGACTCGATGGCAACCTTGTCCAACGGATGGGCCCCGCACTTCAGCGGTGCCTCGGCGTGCGATCTCAGTTTTCGCCACACCCAGTGCGGCGGACTCTACGCGAATCCCGTAGTTGCCACGGACTGCCCAGACCCGGGCGTGCTTCGAGTCGCCAATACCTTCTTGATGACGTGTACGCCGGGCCATGCTTTCCCCATCTACTCGTCAACGGACCTGGTTTCGTGGACCAAGGTCGGGACGATCTTCGACGATCAGACCAAGCCCAGCTGGGGAGCAGGCAGCTATTGGGCGCCCGAACTCCACCAGATCGGCACAAACTACGTCGCCTACTTCAGCGCGAAGAACTCCACTTCGGGCACCTTCGCCATCGGCGCCGCGAGTGCACCGTACCCCACTGCGCCCTTCACCGACATCGGTCACCCGATCGTCAGCGAACCCGCGCCGGGTGCCATCGACGCCCACTACTTCCGGGCGTCGAGCGGCAAGCACTACTTGCTGTGGAAGATCGACGGCAACGCCGTAGGCAAACCCACGCCCATCAAGATCCAAGAACTCGCGCCTGACGGCCTCTCCACTGTCGGTTCCGCCACGACGATCTTGACGAACGACCTCGCGTGGGAGGGCGCCGTGGTCGAAGGGCCGTGGATGATCGAGCACGACGGTAGTTTCTATCTCTTCTACAGTGGCAACAGCTACGCGAGTCCGGCCTATGGCGTGGGTGTCGCGAAGGCCAGCTCTCCCCTCGGTCCATTCACCAAGAAGGGTGCACCGATCTTGTCCAGTGGCGCAGGCTTCGAAGGACCCGGTCACGGTTCAATCGTGCGCGGTCTGTCGGGCGACTGGGTCCACGTCTACCACTCGTGGCTCGCGGGCAAAGTGAACCAAGCGCCGGGTCGCGTCGTGCTAGTCGATCGGCTGCACTGGCAGGACGGCTGGCCCGCAATGCCGAGTGCTCCGTCACCGCGATCCCAACCAAAGCCTTGA